The Frankiales bacterium genome has a window encoding:
- a CDS encoding FAD-dependent oxidoreductase, producing the protein MLTLYGAAWCPDCRRSKAFLGEQRVPFHYVDLEEHPEENATVERFNDGRRIIPTIVFPDGSHLAEPSNEELADKLGLSREAAMTSYDVVIVGGGPTGLTTAIYAARENLRTLVLDRSALGGQAGVTERLDNYPGFPEGVGGAELADRFAAQARRYGVELLPAVGAARVSTEGGTSVVTTSTGQELHAGAVLIATGSTYRRTGAPGEDDLIGRGVHFCATCDGPFYRDADELVVIGGGNSGFEEGLFLTQFARHVTIVERGGMPRASRLLQDKVEHHPAMTVLTETGVTRFGAGEDGALESVSLVPLDAAGEPAGEESRHDADAAFVFVGLDPNTGWLDGLVELDAAGFVVTDRTFETSLPGVFAAGDVRSGSTKQLASAVGEGAAVALQIRHHLDTIAAGR; encoded by the coding sequence ATGCTCACCCTCTACGGCGCCGCCTGGTGCCCGGACTGCCGCCGCAGCAAGGCCTTCCTGGGCGAGCAGCGCGTGCCGTTCCACTACGTCGACCTCGAGGAGCACCCCGAGGAGAACGCGACGGTCGAGCGGTTCAACGACGGCCGGCGCATCATCCCGACCATCGTCTTCCCCGACGGCAGCCACCTCGCCGAGCCCAGCAACGAGGAGCTGGCCGACAAGCTGGGCCTGAGCCGCGAGGCCGCGATGACGTCGTACGACGTGGTGATCGTCGGCGGCGGTCCCACGGGTCTCACCACCGCGATCTACGCCGCGCGGGAGAACCTGCGCACCCTCGTGCTGGACCGGTCCGCCCTGGGCGGGCAGGCCGGGGTGACCGAGCGGCTGGACAACTACCCCGGCTTCCCGGAGGGCGTCGGCGGCGCCGAGCTGGCCGACCGCTTCGCCGCGCAGGCGCGCCGCTACGGCGTCGAGCTGCTGCCTGCCGTCGGCGCGGCACGGGTGAGCACCGAGGGCGGGACGTCCGTCGTCACCACGTCCACCGGGCAGGAGCTGCACGCCGGCGCCGTGCTCATCGCCACCGGGTCGACCTACCGCCGCACGGGGGCGCCGGGCGAGGATGACCTCATCGGCCGCGGGGTGCACTTCTGCGCCACCTGCGACGGACCGTTCTACCGCGACGCGGACGAGCTGGTGGTGATCGGCGGCGGCAACAGCGGGTTCGAGGAGGGGCTGTTCCTCACCCAGTTCGCCCGCCACGTGACCATCGTCGAGCGCGGCGGGATGCCCCGCGCCTCCCGCCTGCTCCAGGACAAGGTCGAGCACCACCCCGCGATGACCGTGCTCACCGAGACCGGCGTCACCCGCTTCGGCGCGGGCGAGGACGGGGCGCTGGAGTCGGTGTCGCTGGTGCCGCTCGACGCCGCGGGCGAGCCCGCGGGCGAGGAGTCGCGGCACGACGCGGACGCGGCCTTCGTCTTCGTGGGCCTCGACCCCAACACCGGCTGGCTCGACGGGCTCGTGGAGCTCGACGCCGCGGGGTTCGTCGTCACCGACCGCACCTTCGAGACCTCGCTGCCCGGGGTGTTCGCGGCCGGCGACGTCCGGTCCGGGTCCACCAAGCAGCTGGCCTCCGCTGTCGGCGAGGGGGCTGCGGTCGCCCTCCAGATCCGCCACCACCTCGACACCATCGCCGCCGGCCGCTGA
- a CDS encoding alpha/beta fold hydrolase, translating into MPIFDLPLEELRHYVGRNPRPDDLDAYWAEALAELDAVMAASDGVPEADVRLDRVEHVAPYAECFDLWFTGVRGARVYAKYLRPAGSASGEVEQRPAVVVFHGYSGMSPDWFALLPYVAQGYTVAALDCRGQGGRSQDVGGALGTTLNGHIVRGLDDDPQHLAFRHIYLDTVQLTRIVMAMPQVDADRVGVTGASQGGALSLACAALEPRVRACASVYPFLSDFLRVWEMDLATDAYVELREYLRRFDPRHERVDEMFRRLGYIDVQHLAPRIRGDVLMVTGLMDTVCPPSTQFAAYNKITAPKEMLVYPDFEHESMPERDDRILSFLVDRLAP; encoded by the coding sequence GTGCCGATCTTCGACCTGCCGCTCGAGGAGCTGCGGCACTACGTCGGGCGCAACCCCCGCCCCGACGACCTCGACGCGTACTGGGCCGAGGCGCTGGCCGAGCTCGACGCCGTGATGGCGGCTTCCGACGGCGTCCCCGAGGCGGACGTGCGCCTCGACCGGGTCGAGCACGTGGCCCCCTACGCCGAGTGCTTCGACCTGTGGTTCACCGGGGTGCGCGGTGCCCGGGTGTACGCGAAGTACCTGCGGCCCGCGGGGTCGGCGTCCGGCGAGGTGGAGCAGCGCCCTGCGGTGGTGGTGTTCCACGGCTACTCGGGGATGAGCCCGGACTGGTTCGCCCTGCTCCCCTACGTCGCGCAGGGCTACACCGTGGCCGCGCTGGACTGCCGCGGCCAGGGCGGGCGCAGCCAGGACGTCGGCGGCGCGCTCGGCACCACGCTCAACGGGCACATCGTGCGCGGCCTGGACGACGACCCCCAGCACCTCGCGTTCCGCCACATCTACCTCGACACCGTGCAGCTCACCCGGATCGTCATGGCGATGCCGCAGGTGGACGCCGACCGCGTCGGGGTCACCGGGGCCTCGCAGGGCGGCGCCCTCTCGCTGGCGTGCGCGGCGCTCGAGCCGCGCGTGCGCGCCTGCGCGTCCGTGTACCCGTTCCTGTCGGACTTCCTGCGGGTGTGGGAGATGGACCTCGCCACCGACGCCTACGTCGAGCTGCGCGAGTACCTGCGCCGGTTCGACCCGCGGCACGAGCGGGTCGACGAGATGTTCCGCCGGCTCGGCTACATCGACGTCCAGCACCTCGCGCCGCGGATCCGCGGCGACGTCCTCATGGTCACCGGCCTCATGGACACCGTGTGCCCGCCGTCGACCCAGTTCGCGGCGTACAACAAGATCACCGCGCCGAAGGAGATGCTCGTCTACCCGGACTTCGAGCACGAGTCCATGCCCGAGCGCGACGACCGGATCCTGTCCTTCCTGGTCGACCGGCTCGCTCCCTGA
- a CDS encoding GNAT family N-acetyltransferase translates to MTCSRRRSGSAATASTTSRAPACGASSAPPWRPAVWARIEGYDAALAEVGPLPPYWYLGVLATHPTAQRRGLAQAVIAPALALADAEGLDCWLETSKPANTGFYERRGFTERIEVAVPAGPLTWWMRRPARPAGG, encoded by the coding sequence ATGACCTGCTCTCGGCGTCGCTCTGGGAGCGCCGCGACGGCGAGCACGACCTCGAGGGCGCCGGCGTGTGGCGCGAGTTCCGCGCCGCCGTGGCGCCCCGCGGTCTGGGCGCGCATCGAGGGCTATGACGCCGCCCTCGCGGAGGTGGGGCCGCTGCCGCCCTACTGGTACCTCGGGGTGCTGGCCACCCACCCCACGGCGCAGCGCCGCGGCCTGGCCCAGGCCGTCATCGCCCCGGCGCTCGCCCTCGCCGACGCCGAGGGGCTCGACTGCTGGCTCGAGACGTCCAAGCCCGCGAACACCGGGTTCTACGAGCGGCGCGGCTTCACCGAGCGCATCGAGGTGGCCGTGCCGGCGGGGCCGCTCACGTGGTGGATGCGGCGTCCCGCGCGGCCGGCGGGCGGCTGA